From Armatimonadota bacterium, a single genomic window includes:
- the argS gene encoding arginine--tRNA ligase, with protein MIKELLREILRRALDEAVTAGELRPVGAPEIELLDPPDPRFGDFSTNLAMVAAKAQARAPREVAQALVARLEDDLIERAEIAGPGFINFYLKPTWLDDVVCAIHAQGERYGGRDDGGGERILLEFVSANPTGPLNVVNGRAAAIGDTLARLLELRGYRVSREYYINDAASSTQVQKLALSLDARYCQALGQDKPVPEDGYKGEYLAQMARELIAVAGDRYLSLPEAERLAACTAFAERGFVENHRHVLETFGVAFDNWFRESSLFDSGEVEQVIARLKELGHTYEADGAVWLRATAFGDDKDRVLVRSNGKPMYVASDAAYHRNKFDRGFSRLIDIVGPDHHGWVARTRAAVAAIGCAVDRLEIIITGTLRLFRGGDLAHMSKRAGDIITLEEVLEQVGADAARYFFLMRSTDSPLDFDLDLAVRQSPENPVYYVQYGHARICSILRNAEEKGVALPDPRAADLTLLREPDELALMRKLAAFPEEVEMAARLYEPHRMTRYASEVATAFHVFYTNCRVLGDDPKLTAARLTLVGAALIVLRNVLRLLGVSAPERM; from the coding sequence ATGATCAAGGAGCTACTGCGGGAGATACTGCGAAGGGCCCTCGACGAGGCGGTCACGGCGGGCGAGCTGAGGCCGGTGGGCGCGCCCGAGATCGAGCTCCTGGATCCTCCCGATCCTCGCTTCGGCGATTTCTCGACGAATCTGGCCATGGTTGCCGCCAAGGCGCAAGCGCGCGCGCCGCGGGAGGTCGCGCAGGCGTTGGTCGCGCGGCTGGAGGATGACCTCATCGAGCGGGCCGAGATCGCGGGCCCCGGCTTCATCAACTTCTATCTCAAGCCGACGTGGCTGGATGACGTCGTGTGCGCCATCCACGCGCAGGGCGAGCGCTACGGTGGGCGTGATGACGGCGGCGGCGAGCGCATCCTGCTTGAATTCGTCAGCGCCAACCCGACCGGGCCCTTGAATGTGGTCAATGGGCGCGCGGCGGCCATCGGCGACACGCTGGCGCGCCTGCTGGAGTTGCGCGGCTATCGGGTCTCCCGCGAATACTACATCAACGATGCCGCCAGCAGCACCCAGGTGCAGAAGCTTGCGCTGTCACTCGACGCACGCTACTGCCAGGCCCTGGGGCAGGATAAGCCGGTCCCCGAGGACGGCTACAAAGGCGAGTACCTGGCGCAGATGGCGCGCGAGCTGATCGCCGTCGCCGGCGACCGCTACCTGAGCCTGCCCGAGGCCGAACGCTTGGCGGCCTGCACCGCGTTTGCGGAGCGCGGCTTCGTTGAGAACCACCGCCATGTGCTGGAGACTTTCGGCGTGGCTTTCGACAACTGGTTCCGCGAGAGCTCCTTGTTTGACAGCGGCGAGGTGGAACAGGTCATCGCCCGCCTCAAGGAACTCGGCCACACCTACGAAGCGGACGGAGCGGTGTGGCTGCGTGCGACGGCTTTCGGCGATGATAAGGACCGGGTCCTCGTGCGCAGCAACGGCAAGCCCATGTATGTCGCCTCCGACGCGGCCTATCACAGAAACAAGTTTGACCGCGGCTTCTCGCGGCTGATAGACATCGTTGGTCCCGACCATCATGGGTGGGTCGCGCGTACGCGGGCGGCCGTCGCGGCGATCGGCTGCGCGGTGGACCGACTGGAGATTATCATCACCGGGACGCTGCGCCTGTTCAGGGGCGGCGACTTGGCTCACATGTCCAAGCGCGCCGGCGACATCATCACCTTGGAGGAGGTGCTGGAGCAGGTCGGCGCCGACGCCGCGCGCTACTTCTTCCTCATGCGCTCCACCGACAGCCCGCTCGATTTCGACCTCGACCTGGCGGTGCGCCAGTCGCCCGAGAATCCGGTTTACTATGTGCAGTACGGCCACGCGCGTATCTGCAGCATTCTGCGCAACGCCGAGGAGAAGGGAGTCGCTCTCCCCGACCCGCGCGCGGCAGATTTGACCCTGCTGCGCGAACCCGATGAGCTGGCGCTCATGCGCAAGCTGGCCGCCTTCCCGGAAGAGGTGGAAATGGCAGCTAGACTCTACGAGCCGCACCGCATGACGCGCTACGCATCCGAGGTGGCGACGGCCTTTCACGTCTTCTACACCAATTGCCGCGTTCTCGGCGACGATCCGAAGCTGACCGCCGCGCGGCTGACGCTGGTGGGGGCGGCGCTTATCGTCCTGCGAAACGTCCTGCGCCTGCTGGGCGTCAGCGCCCCGGAGCGGATGTAG